Genomic DNA from Cucurbita pepo subsp. pepo cultivar mu-cu-16 chromosome LG13, ASM280686v2, whole genome shotgun sequence:
CGCACATGTGATGTGTAGCATATATGTTCAAATTATGATTTAGCTGGGATATGTTATGGCTGTTTGTGTTCTCTGTTGTCTTTTAATTTCTGGTTTACTCACGActttaatactttttattttcccctTCCGTTTTTTTATGTGTGTAGACAGATATAACCAGTTTTTAAGTTCATGGCTGGTCAGAGGAATAGTTACGGAAAACGTAATCGTTCTCAGTCCGATTATTCTGAAAATGGAgggaacaaaagaagaagtcaCGGTGAGGACCGGGACCAGTTTATCATAGATCCAGAAGATACTGTTTACCGGTATTTGTGCCCTGTTAAAAAGATTGGAAGTGTTATTGGAAGGGGAGGTGAGATAGTGAAGCAGTTAAGGATAGATACTAAATCAAAGATTAGAATTGGAGAAACAGTGCCTGGATCTGATGAGCGTGTCATAACAATCTACAGCGCAAGCAATGAGGCTAATGCTTTGGAAGAAAGTAGTGATTATAGTTCTCCAGCTCAGCAGGCTTTGTTCAAAGTCCACCATAGAGTTGTGGCCGATGACCTAATGGGCGAGGAATCTGAAGTAGGAAGTCACCAGGTTACAGCTAGACTTCTTGTACCCTCTGATCAAATTGGTTGTATTATTGGGAAAGGTGGGCAGATTGTCCAGAATATTCGCACTGAGACTGGGGCCCTGATTCGCATTCTTAAGGATGATCATTTACCCCGTTGTGCTCTGAGTTCTGATGAACTTGTGCAGGTAAGTGGATGGCTTTcactaaattttattgtttgcATTTCTgagtttttttaagttcatgctttttttttctgttgtagcattttaatttagttgCGTTTCAGATATCTGGTGAACCCCCGATTGTGGAGAAAGCCTTATACCAGATTGCATCTCGACTGCATGAAAATCCTTCACGATCTCAGCATCTACTTGCTTCTGCCATACCTGGTGTATATCCTTCTGGTGGTTCGCTTGTGGCTTCAACACATGGTGCTCCAATTATGGGTTTAGCTCCTTTGGTCAGTCCATATGGAGGTTATAAAGGGGACAGTGGTAATTGGTCCAGGTCTTTATATTCAGCTCCAAGGGAAGAATTATCTTCAAAAGAATTTTCTCTTCGATTGATATGTCCAACCGAAAACATTGGAGGTGTCATTGGCAAAGGTGGAGCTGTAATCAATCAGATTAGACAGGAGACTAAGGCTGCCATAAAAGTTGATAGTTCAGCTACTGAAGATGATTGTTTGATAAATATATCATCAAAGGAGGTCTAATCTAAGCTTTTATAACTTTGTCTATTGTTGGCTGTGGATCATACTTCTGACAGTTTTATTGTATACTGTTTCAGTTCTTTGAAGATTCATATTCTCCCACGCTGGAAGCTGCATTGCGCTTGCAACCAAGGTGCAGTGAGAAAGTAGAAAGAGATTCTGGAATTATTTCATTCACAACCCGTCTGCTTGTGCCTACCTCACGAATTGGTTGCCTAATTGGTAAAGGTGGAGCTATCATTACCGAGTTGAGAAGGCTCACCAAAGCTAATATTCGAATACTGTCAAAGGAAAACCTCCCCAAGGTTGCCttggaagatgatgaaatggTGCAGGTAGTGGCTGttaattgatttatattaattttcctGTTATGATGAACTCTCCCTTGTATTTCGTATTGCTTGTGTTTGCGTTCGGTTAATTGTATTGTTTTTCTGATTAGATATCCGGGGATCTTGATGTTGCCAAGGAGGCTCTTGTTCATATAGTGACCAGGTTGAGAGCCAACCTTTTTGATAGAGAGGGTGCTCTCTCAGCTGTTCTGCCTGTTCTGCCGTATCTTCCTCTATCAGCTGATGGTTCAGAAAGTCTATATGATGGTAGAGAAGGCAAAAGACATGGGCGTGGGCATTCTTATTCTAGTAGTTATGGGGGTTTCACGGATTTGGCTGCTGGTGATGGTTATGGAAGTTACAGTGGCTCACAGGTACGTATATTAACCTTGACATGTCTAATTTTAGAGATGGTGAAAATGTATCCTTCTGCTTTTAGAAGGCTAATTTGCAGATAAGGTTTTGAAATTGACATGTCTAATTTTAGAGATGGTGAAAATGTATCCTTCTGCTTTTAGAAGGCTAATTTGCAGATAaggttttgaaattgtttcaGTTGTGCACCTTTAAGcgaagattttttttcttttttttctttttttttttctcgccATGATCATTTACCTACAATTGATCCAAATTTAATGCCGAGATTTCTAATTTGCAACTGAAGCCAAGCTTTTCCTTTGTAGATTGGTGGTGGTGGTAGTGCTTATGGGGCCTATGGAAGCTTTTCCATGGGACGAAGTGGTAGTTCAGGgtaaattattcttttcttcttcatttagTGGTGTTAATCTTGAAAGGAAGAATGGTTGACTTTGCTCAGTCGATGCACTCATTTGTTATTTGGTCAAATTAGATGTACGTAGGTTTTGTtcctgtattttttttttttccagaaaTCTTGTAAATCTTtctaaatgaaatgaattggATTGANaaaaaaaaaaaaaaaaggggtagTAATCATGTGTTCACTTTTTCTTCAGGGTTTCTGGACATGGCAATGTTTCTCGGAGGAGAAACTATTCCTAGATTTTGGTGGTCATTATTTACAGGTATGCTATTTCGTCTCCCTTGGGGCAGgattaaagagagaaaatacggAAGAAAAGATAACTTTTACCTGTTTAGAACATTCGCCAACACACCACTGACAATTGAtagtttgataaaaataaGCTATCCGGTCTCCCTCTGCTCAAAATTCTGATACAGTTATTTTCCCCTTGCCTTTCCCTTCCCATTAAAACAGCTGAGATTTATGAAGCCTGAGGCCAGCCTACTGCCTTAACCTGAAGACCAGATGAACCAGTGTTTGACATATTCATGGCCCACCTTGATGCTACCTTTAGATGGACCATGCCTGAAGATCTTGTCGCTCTTAATTTTAACTCATCCACATACCAAGATGACCTTGCATAAGATCTTGAGCTCCTAATAACCTACTAGCCGAAATGCCttggttttttgttgtttttccttctcaaaGATTGAACTATGAAACCGTGTTGACTTCCAAAGTTTTCGTTTTGTGTGGTTTACTGCTATAAGATTTGATTAGAACCTCATGATGTGCACTCATTATCTCCTCAAaattctgttttattttttcctttttacccTCGAGTGCACCCTATTCTGCATCGTCTCCTAAATGTGCTGGGATTAAATGTCGCACTCTGCTCTCTTGCAACCCCAATGGACATTCATTTTTATGGCGCTAAAACATTCCTACTTTAAGACTCTAAtttctgaaaaagaaaaaggtttgTTATCAAGCCTCAGGTTGGAACCTTTAGTGAGCTTAATAAGAAAAACCCTCAATGTTTTGGGTCTTGGCCTTGGGGTGGGTGCGGGTGCCTTCGGGTTTGTGAGAGTGGGTCATCGGAAATATTGAGTTATcaaaaaagaatatggttTGAGCAggtaagaaaacaaaaggaaagggGTCAGTttgatttcttattctttttgcTATATTCATTAAACACTGAATCTGGAAATAATATGTGCTTAAATATGAATGCTGTTTTGGTTTATTAACCAGTAAGTGAAGAGGCAATATTAAGGCCAGCCAGCCAGTGGCCATTCTATACTTGACAGGGCAAGCTTGGTCCGCTATAGTTTGAAAATGCATTGGTTTGTTCATTGTTTATAGTGGTCAGGCAAGTTTTTGTAGAACTCATAATGCCTTGCaggtttttttgtttcttatattattttggatttaCAGTATTTTATCTTCAAAAGGATTTTTTCTGTGAACATAGCTATGAGGTCAAGCCTAAACATCTGTGCCAGGTTACTTGTATTGTTGGTACCTCAAAAAAGTACACCCTTCCTCTGTGCAAGGATATAACATTTTCTGACCCTAGAGATGGCCTGTGCTCTGAGTCTCTGGTCCTTGCATGGAAACTTGGCAGCTGGAAGTAATATTATTAGCTGTTGCTGAATGCAACTGGAGTTTTATACTCTTTTTGACCTtggaaggttttagaaaatgaatgttttagGTAAACTGCTCGTACAGATTGTTAATGTTTGGAACGAAACCGAGTTCTTCGAGCTGTGAAGAGTTGTCTTCAAATCAAATGGTTGCTTCATTTTGGGGCCTCTTAACCTGTGGCCTGACCACAAACAATTCGAAGGTTAGTTTGGAGCTGATGGCAAGAATAGAGCAGGCTTGGACGAGAAGATTGAATTGATAGTTGAGGTAAATGGGGGaatgtttgtatttttctatttaaattttatacaaCTCTCGTCATTCTATTCTTTAAATCCATTTTAATGTAGAAAATTGTGTGGCAGTTTCTGATGTGTATATGGCCGTGAAATCTATGTTTTTAAAAGCGAAGAAAATAAGTTAGCTCACCCTAGTTCAGTTGGACGTTACATTCTTATTCTGTATGGTTGCAGCctaataatgaataaaataaaagcctCTAGAATTCAAAACTTAATCTACCTGTATCAAAGCAAGTGCTCCTACTCCCACTTGGGCATTTCAAAAAGCCCTAGTTGGATAACTTAGTTGGGTTTGTTGGCTGTTTTTTACGTTCTTATAAACTTTGAACGGTGCTGGTCTTATTATATGCATTTCTTTGAATTGTTCTGGTCTTattatatgcttttttttttttaattgttcgTTCATTTTATTGtagtttatttttcaatttaatatttgaaaccCAAACTTCATGATCTTCCCAACCCCAACAATGGTTTGAGGGAACCTTAATTTATAAGTGATTGGGAGagaaggaatttttttttttttaaaacaaatattaatatgaacTTCAAATTATTACTGTGTTACTACGTGCTAATGAGACCTTATAGAATAGTTTACTTTAGACATAGAGTTGCATTATTATACACCTACAAAcaagttttattaaaagatataATTCTTAGAAGTAAATTGATTATTTGCGATTTATTTGCATTGATAATTGAGTTAAAAGTTTGTTTTATCTCGGTAGTTGCATgatcaattaatttatgacaaaaaaaaactataaattaagCTAGCAAGAGGAGATGTCACTTATTCAAGCCTCGAACTAAGCTTCTCATATAATTTTCATGTATAAAAAATGagtaaattttattatgtttcCGTTCCCTAATTGGTAAGTCccaaaaatcaaactttaaaaaattgtataataataaaataaaataacagataaaaagttaaaagggtagttatgtttaatttaatgtctatatatgtatattaatAAGTTTAGTGCACtcgtttctttaatttaattaaatatctttACGAATCtaatgtcatttttttaacacaGTGTCCGTACACCAGGATTATAGAAAGTATTTTTTTGGAAGTGtgagaattaaatatttcattttaaaatattttcatcaacatttttgaaaattttaattttatttctaatatatttgaatCCTTTAATCATGATAGATTGTaagtcaaatatattaaattttaaaaaaataatttaatgtaaaGACTAAAACAAATGTTTACAAAAATTTAGGGAGGATgtagtatttaaaatataagcattaaaatagaattggtgtaaaaatttcaaagttttattgtatatatattaattctgAACTCAATTATTGCTCATCGTCATTGTGCATGTGACCAAACTTCACAACTAAATGGCCGCACAtgcaaaaaatatatatatatatatatattccaataatttcattaatatcgtttttcattgtatatataatttgatggACGTAACCGAATGAAAACagtataattttgataaaaagtTAGTACAAGATCtaccttctttttttggtAGCTCAATCATATGTTCAAATTCAGAGGATTAGATGCTAATAGTTCttcctattatttttaaaagtaaaataagaaaaaaaaaaaaagttaacctctaatgaaaatcattaaatataagattataacgttatttaataaattaaataacaactAACACCATGCAATCAAATTCAGTCTCTTCACCTACTGATCAATCTCATAAGATCATTTATATATAAGTTAAATGTGATGATCATATGGTTACGATCAATACCATTATTACCGTAAAGTTGATGATGTAGCTAGTAACTCACTGAGTCACACTACTCTAATGAAAAAGTCAACGCTCTCGTGTTTTAGATTAATATACTCAATTAATATCCTTAGCCTACccacaattattattattatcaaataaatagttttgGTCTTAATAGTTAGTATTAACAATGCTTCAACTTAATATGGATGGTAAATTTCTAAGCCTCGACTTAGTTCTCACAAgctcgactttttttttccccttagcGTGGGTTGGCCTCGAGTCGCCAAGTCGTGTTGTGACCGACTCGGGCATTAATAGATGGGTtcattacaattttaataGGTTTTATCCTATTCTTTGTTGGGtaaaattaaagatagaatCCATATGCTGACGCTGATGATGACGACAATttacaatatttataaaaaataaaaaataaatggaggaAAGATGTGTTTGGCAGCAGGTATAAATAAAGGCATGGTTTTTGTTCAACCTCTGGATTCCAATAATATCCCCAAATtcatgtgtgtgtgtgttcatATGAATTCAATAATGGACGAGCAGATAGAACTGCCGCCGGGATTCCGATTCCATCCGACGGACGAGGAGCTCATCACCCACTACCTCTCCCCCAAGGTCCTCAACACCAACTTCACCGCCGTAGCCATCGGGGAGGCCGATTTGAACAAATCAGAGCCCTGGGACTTGCCTGGTATCTCATCACTTATACTCATCTCAATCCTAATTCACTCAACTTACAGTCTTTTATGTTATTAGGGAGAGCCAAAATGGGGGAAAAGGAGTGGTACTTCTTCTGCGTCAAGGACAGGAAGTACCCCACTGGGCTGCGGACGAACAGAGCTACCGATTCTGGGTATTGGAAGGCCACTGGCAAAGATAAAGAGATTTTCAGAGCAAAAAGAATTGTGGGTATGAAGAAAACTTTGGTTTTTTACACTGGAAGAGCCCCAAAAGGCCATAAATCTAATTGGGTTATGCACGAGTATCGTTTAGCACCAAAATTCCCCCTTTCTAAGGTTCTattctttctctctgtttcgctctgtttctctctgttttgctctgtttctctctgtttcgctctgtttctctctgtttttatGAGTTTATTCCTTCACAGAACGAATGGGTTATCTGCCGAATCTTCAACAAGAGCGCCGGGGAGAAACCACCACAGAGCTCCACCGCTCTGCCGCCGCTAATGGAATATTCCCATTCCCAAACGCCCTACTCCGCCATGGAACGTCCACCACGCGTGACCTGCTTCTCCAATACATCCGACAGGGCTTACAATTTCAACCCTACACCGCCGGCGTTCCATTTCCCCAACCCTTCGCCGCCATCTGTTTGGATGCCCGGAAACAGCGTTGTGAGAATGTTGGTTGAGAATCAAACGGCAAGTGAGTTGATGAATCCAAAAGTGGAGATTACAGGTTTTGGGCGCGGAATTGGAACGATGGAGGAAGATCATCATAACCCATCATCGCCTTCTGGTGATCCAATTGACCTTGAAAGTCTCTGGAATTATTGATGTCTCCTTCTTGATCATTAAAATGATTGggagaatttaaatttgagttCATATACATTATGATATATGATCATAGCAAAAAAcctattttgttttgttttgaaggGGTCTAATAGTCATGTGATTCCAAATATACTTGTATATCCAAATCTCAATAATCCAAAGAAATGTCGTAGATCACCTAAATTTAGATGTACTATGATGCAACACCGTCTTAATTTAATGCACcaaccttttgtttttgtttcagtATCGActcctcgaacaacctccccttaattgaggctcgtcTTATTTTCTGGAGCTcctgaacaaagtacaccgtTTATTCAACACAATGACATGTCTTTGATGTCATGTTAGTAACCACGGACCTCcttaataatatgatatagtccactttgagcataaactctcgtgacattattttatttatgaatttatgatGTTCTTAATTAGTTAACGTAAGTCTACTCcgattttattaattatgataaaaatCTACCATAAAGGTAAAAGTGTAAGAATTTTTCTTACAAAGGGTACAATTTGTTTTTCTCCGGAATAGGTAGATTTTGAAGTTGCTCGACTctaagtttgatttttttttttttttaactttgacCTTTGAAGTAATTTTGACACGGTACCATACAATTAGAACGGAACTAAACCCGAATATGGAGATTCGTTCACGATATACAtctttgattatttattattataaacatCATTCGGTCATAAAACCATATTCATTtcagttttgattttgattcccGAACTTTTCGTAAGCATCCTCTTTAATTGTTAAACTCCTACTTTCTTAAGCACAATACTTTTATAATAGCTTTGAGATACGACATTTGGACGATAAACAATGTTAGAATAACTTTTAAGTTGTTAGGTAcgaaacgactttataaatcTCACTAAAAGTTACAtaaagtttaataaaaattagaccgagtaaaattagaattttgaaagtcgattacaaactaaaaaaaataaaaataaaggataaaagggaaaatataaaagtcaAAGAATCTACGTATTTAAAtctcttaataaataattcatttcatatttaaCATATTAAAGTAATAACGTATTTCTACTTGTTGGATGAtcaaagtcccacatcggctaatttaggaaatgatcatgagtttataatcaagaaatatcTTCTCCATTGTTACGAGACCTCTTGGGGAAACTCAAAGCAAATCTataagagtttatgctcaaagtggacaagaGAGTCGTGTCCATCTATCActactaaatataaatttggatttattaattttatttttaaatttttttaaggaagaTTTTTGTAGGGATGGAGATGGATATCTTTCAATTACTTGCGTAtgagattaatatttttcctacgagagttttaaaaatttaaaattagaatataatttattaaaaattagaaaaatggaaaaatcaaataaatatctGCCTCAGCCTAACGATTATTCCCCATTTTTGTCATCACTCAAAACAAACATTTGGTTGGTGATGCTACCATCTcaccacaatttttttttctataataataataataataataataataataataataataataataataataataataataaaagaatgtaTTCCTtcccaaattaaatattcGTTTGTACTTAGTGAAGGGCGCGGTCAAATTTTGTATAGTTTATTAGTCGAATTTTaggttatttatttgaatttaaagtttaatttgataaaataaaaaaaatacaaaaatacttaattttaagaaataaaagttgaaaggTACCAAAATTTATACCAATTAAAGTAGGTATTgagttattaaaaatatatggagGAAATGACCATAACCACCCTACGGAATGTTGTTAATTACCAATTAATCCCTACATAAATGTCCTCCactatatatgtatatatatatttgataatttagGAGAAGGTATTTATCGTGTAgccattttaaataattattatcatttagcGTTTATTTGCCATtgactttattattattattttttttttacttttaaaaaaattattatgattaatgatttgattataccgaaaataaataagattaaataaCCTATAAATCTATAAATGGTTAGGTCCTAAAATGTTTAGTTAcgttaaatttattaatttgccCAATTGAAATAAGTGGGAAAATCAAAAGAGTAATATTTTcggaaaataatattaattaattaataatcttttttaatttttctgtttctattatttactatttttttttatgtaaattaACAAAACTGCAAGGACTCTTTTGCAATTTTggtaattatattatattatatatatatatatatatatatattataagatttgtttttaataattatttgggCTATTTGGTTGGGCCggtttaaatacttttatggGCCGAAATTCTCagatttaatttcatttcgaTTTTCAACTGTTTTGGCGCGCCATAGAGGGCAGCCCGTAGAACTCGTTGCGATCGGCTGGGCGGAAAAAGGGTAATCAAGAAACCCTAACCTTGAAGTAAAGttgattttatcaaatttttaagttttttattctttgcTAATTGATTTGGATTAAGATCGTAGATTCTGGTAATGTCTTACAATTGATATTTTCGGATTCGAAATTCGCGATATCATTGATGGAAgatcttgaatttgaaatttggaagatGATTTTGGCTATTGTTGTATTAATTAGTAGATTACCGATGCTAGGGTTCCTCCAAGAATTACAGATGAGTTTGGTCAATCGATATCCTCTTTGTTGTTATAATCGTATCTTATTCACATGGACCAATGGTTGTACAGCACAATTGTTTATCTGCTTGTGCGATGAATCTCAAAACATTTATGCTGATGGCTTGAGTTTACTGTAGCTTAAATTAAGAAGTTTTGTGTGGATGTAAGAGATCAAACAGCCTGTCAAAAGCATTCAAGCTTTGACAATGACAATGTTGCAGAGTATATCAGCAACTAGGacagaaataaatgaaaggatAGGCAAAGAAAATATCCAATACCCAAAATGTGCCTTTATGTACCAGAATATTCATCTATCTGTTACTCGCTTGTAAATCTCAATTTAAGTAACATTTAGTGACTAACCTATCTCATATCTATGAATTCTTATTATCTGCGCTGGTTAACTTCTTACTAAGTTCAGCTATTTACATCAGCAGCCTTAAATGTTGATTTACACATCTAATGCGGGCGTTGATTTGTTTGGTTAGTTGTGTGGATGGAGAAGAGGAGGGAAGTAGCTGAACTCGAGGCAGCGacttcaaattctaaaattctAAGCTGTTATACAACTCAGTATGCAAGGTCAGGGAAACCAGAGGTTGAGGATCTTAcacctttattttcttgtttctttattgTGCCTTTGATCTGTCTCTTTTATTTCTAAGAGAAATTGCATGTGTGGACTTgtatactttttttataaatgttatGGTATACATTTATTAGGGTATTTACTCTATGTTGGACCATATTCAAAGCTAAAGTTGGCAGTGATGAAATGGTAGTAAATTAGGTGTCCCCACGGTCTTGTCCACAATATGAATGCCGGATCTGTGAAGCTCTGCTTCTCACACCTCATAAACAAAGCATTTAAGCTAATCAAAaaggactttttttttttttttccctttctctaATGGACCCCCACCCTCTTCTGTTGTCCCTAATCGTTCTTGATCCACCTTCACAAGCTCGGAGTCCATAATCCATAAATTACTTCCTGATTCAGAAGGCTATGAAAGTAACCTTTACCACACTATTGTAAGAAACTTATAGAAAGAAGCGTCCCAGGTCTCATTTTTCCATTGAAGTGCTTGCCGGATCTGGATTGCTGATGACGGTAGGTGGAACTATAGGGATACTTGGGGGATGTATTTCCCGAAACCCCTAAAGAACTAGAGCCCctttttaccattttcttaATGTGGAGAATATAGAACGGATGATTCAAGCGAAGTTCTGAAAGTAGAGCATAGTTGAGGCCACTATTAGATGAATAAGGATCCGTAAGTTGTATTGAATGTGTACTTATTTAGCTGCCAAACGTGGGGTTTGGACTCATTAGCAAGGT
This window encodes:
- the LOC111808476 gene encoding KH domain-containing protein HEN4-like; translated protein: MAGQRNSYGKRNRSQSDYSENGGNKRRSHGEDRDQFIIDPEDTVYRYLCPVKKIGSVIGRGGEIVKQLRIDTKSKIRIGETVPGSDERVITIYSASNEANALEESSDYSSPAQQALFKVHHRVVADDLMGEESEVGSHQVTARLLVPSDQIGCIIGKGGQIVQNIRTETGALIRILKDDHLPRCALSSDELVQISGEPPIVEKALYQIASRLHENPSRSQHLLASAIPGVYPSGGSLVASTHGAPIMGLAPLVSPYGGYKGDSGNWSRSLYSAPREELSSKEFSLRLICPTENIGGVIGKGGAVINQIRQETKAAIKVDSSATEDDCLINISSKEFFEDSYSPTLEAALRLQPRCSEKVERDSGIISFTTRLLVPTSRIGCLIGKGGAIITELRRLTKANIRILSKENLPKVALEDDEMVQISGDLDVAKEALVHIVTRLRANLFDREGALSAVLPVLPYLPLSADGSESLYDGREGKRHGRGHSYSSSYGGFTDLAAGDGYGSYSGSQIGGGGSAYGAYGSFSMGRSGSSGVSGHGNVSRRRNYS
- the LOC111809052 gene encoding NAC domain-containing protein 79-like, with the translated sequence MCVCVHMNSIMDEQIELPPGFRFHPTDEELITHYLSPKVLNTNFTAVAIGEADLNKSEPWDLPGRAKMGEKEWYFFCVKDRKYPTGLRTNRATDSGYWKATGKDKEIFRAKRIVGMKKTLVFYTGRAPKGHKSNWVMHEYRLAPKFPLSKNEWVICRIFNKSAGEKPPQSSTALPPLMEYSHSQTPYSAMERPPRVTCFSNTSDRAYNFNPTPPAFHFPNPSPPSVWMPGNSVVRMLVENQTASELMNPKVEITGFGRGIGTMEEDHHNPSSPSGDPIDLESLWNY